Proteins encoded within one genomic window of Humulus lupulus chromosome 1, drHumLupu1.1, whole genome shotgun sequence:
- the LOC133812765 gene encoding uncharacterized protein LOC133812765, which produces METPSSARRVTRSQTIATQNGNNIPILNFEKGLSNSRQRKGKQQDRSVLVDITNDSPIVGVAVGKLETPLSSMAKQAKNTPGSGEALLRGQVKTLLQKVEEEAELSKLTLESRPFVHLKGLVYSPAGLLAPTPANTPQISNFSGEEVSMNNNNGLSSEAPSPIVEEQLAFQVGDDKPEESLEMQKSIITRSLLLDFSEKSDSCDSVVTYQGDETESKEKSTPDDDSSSIWSTQVNASTLGEDDDEEEEEDFEEDEEEDYDFEEGYEYGEEEQNELVDELCDCISKISMNEKKTLPKFAGKHTKFVYDSDDDNCIVKVEETCVDLADGASSSPSIVKLNGLPTPKGKHLRFLEVEKEMTEK; this is translated from the exons ATGGAAACTCCATCATCAGCAAGAAGGGTCACAAGATCACAGACCATCGCTACCCAGAATGGAAATAATATTCCAATTTTGA aTTTTGAAAAGGGTTTATCGAATTCGAGGCAAAGAAAGGGAAAGCAACAAGATCGGTCTGTGCTGGTTGATATAACCAACGATTCTCCGATTGTTGGGGTTGCAGTGGGAAAGTTGGAGACTCCATTGTCGTCCATGGCGAAACAAGCCAAGAACACTCCAGGGTCCGGTGAGGCCTTGCTTCGGGGTCAAGTCAAGACCCTTTTGCAGAAAGTTGAAGAGGAAGCCGAGCTTTCGAAACTCACTCTTGAGAGCCGCCCTTTTGTTCATCTCAAGGGACTTGTGTATTCACCAGCGGGACTTCTCGCCCCTACACCTGCTAACACACCACAAATCTCAAATTTCTCTGGGGAAGAAGTTAGTATGAACAACAACAATGGTTTGTCTTCTGAGGCTCCATCTCCGATTGTAGAAGAGCAATTGGCTTTCCAG GTTGGAGATGATAAGCCAGAGGAAAGTCTTGAAATGCAAAAGAGCATCATCACACGATCTCTACTCCTAGATTTCTCTGAGAAATCGGACAGCTGTGACTCTGTGGTGACATACCAAGGAGATGAGACAGAGAGCAAAGAAAAATCAACCCCAGATGATGATAGCTCTTCCATCTGGTCTACTCAGGTTAATGCTAGTACTCTAGGGGaggatgatgatgaagaagaggaagaggattttgaggaagatgaagaagaagactaTGATTTCGAAGAAGGTTACGAGTATGGAGAAGAGGAGCAGAACGAGTTGGTTGATGAACTGTGTGATTGTATCAGTAAGATTTCCATGAATGAGAAGAAAACGCTGCCTAAGTTTGCAGGGAAACACACAAAGTTTGTGTACGATAGCGATGACGACAATTGTATCGTCAAAGTGGAAGAGACCTGTGTGGATTTGGCTGATGGAGCTTCTTCTTCACCAAGCATTGTGAAGTTAAATGGCCTGCCAACTCCTAAAGGGAAGCACCTTCGCTTTCTTGAGGTAGAGAAGGAGATGACTGAGAAATGA
- the LOC133812766 gene encoding naringenin,2-oxoglutarate 3-dioxygenase-like: protein MAPATTTMAYPTTLTALAGDKTLQTKFVRDEDERPKVPYNQFSNEIPVISLAGIDDDGENGKRSEIRRKIVEACEQWGVFQVVDHGVDTTLIAEMTRLAHEFFALPPEEKLRFDMSGGKKGGFIVSSHLQGETVQDWREIVTYFSQPRRLRDYSRWPDKPAGWIAATERYSERLMELGCKLLELLSEAMGLEKEALSKACVEMDQKVVVNYYPKCPQPDLTLGLKRHTDPGTITLLLQDQVGGLQATRDDGNTWITVQPVEGAFVVNLGDHGHYLSNGRFKNADHQAVVNSNYSRLSIATFQNPAPEAVVYPLKVREGEKAMLDEPMTFMEMYRRKMSKDLELAKLKKLAKEKESHLSQLESKAIDKLLA from the exons atggctcCTGCAACTACAACCATGGCTTACCCCACCACACTCACCGCTCTAGCAGGGGACAAAACTCTCCAAACCAAGTTCGTTCGGGACGAAGATGAGCGACCCAAAGTCCCTTACAACCAATTCAGCAATGAGATTCCGGTCATATCCCTCGCCGGAATCGACGACGACGGAGAGAACGGCAAAAGATCAGAGATTCGCAGGAAAATCGTGGAGGCCTGCGAACAATGGGGAGTCTTTCAGGTGGTTGATCACGGCGTCGACACCACACTCATCGCCGAGATGACTCGTCTCGCTCACGAATTCTTCGCTCTTCCCCCCGAAGAAAAGCTCCGTTTCGACATGTCCGGCGGCAAGAAAGGCGGCTTCATCGTCTCTAGCCACTTACAA GGAGAAACAGTACAAGATTGGCGTGAGATAGTGACATATTTCTCGCAGCCGCGGCGGTTGAGGGACTACTCGCGGTGGCCGGACAAGCCGGCGGGATGGATTGCTGCGACGGAGCGATACAGCGAGAGATTGATGGAGCTGGGTTGCAAGCTGCTGGAGTTGTTGTCGGAGGCGATGGGGTTGGAGAAGGAGGCGTTGAGCAAGGCTTGTGTGGAGATGGACCAAAAAGTGGTGGTGAATTACTATCCGAAATGCCCTCAACCGGACCTGACTCTAGGGCTGAAGCGGCACACTGACCCGGGCACCATAACCCTTCTGCTACAGGACCAGGTCGGCGGACTCCAGGCCACTCGCGACGACGGCAACACCTGGATCACCGTTCAACCTGTTGAAGGAGCTTTCGTTGTCAATCTTGGCGATCATGGCCAT TATCTGAGCAATGGAAGGTTCAAGAATGCGGATCATCAGGCGGTGGTGAACTCAAACTATAGCCGACTATCGATAGCGACATTCCAAAACCCTGCGCCGGAAGCGGTGGTGTATCCACTGAAAGTGAGAGAAGGAGAGAAGGCAATGCTGGATGAGCCTATGACGTTCATGGAGATGTATAGGAGGAAGATGAGCAAGGATCTTGAGCTTGCTAAGCTCAAAAAGttggctaaggagaaggagtctCACCTTTCGCAACTTGAATCCAAGGCCATTGATAAGCTGCTAGCTTAA
- the LOC133812768 gene encoding protein phosphatase 1 regulatory subunit INH3 — protein MARPVSSATRAAVGSLTATITLENPEGSTSSSLSSTQPQKSETLTIRLNRKKKQVSWKEGTVDNEFMQKKSSKKCCIFHKQKPFDEDDSDQENEDHRHDKDDNKGCCSKDHD, from the coding sequence ATGGCTAGACCTGTGAGCTCTGCCACCAGAGCAGCCGTGGGGTCGTTGACTGCCACCATTACGTTGGAGAATCCAGAGGGATCAACATCTTCTTCTCTGtcgtctactcagccacagaagtCGGAAACTCTAACTATTCGCCTTAACCGAAAGAAGAAGCAAGTATCGTGGAAAGAGGGGACTGTGGACAATGAGTTTATGCAGAAGAAAAGTTCCAAAAAGTGTTGTATTTTCCACAAGCAGAAGCCGTTTGACGAGGACGACAGTGATCAGGAAAATGAAGATCACCGCCATGACAAGGACGACAATAAGGGATGTTGCTCCAAGGATCATGATTAG